The following are encoded together in the Capsicum annuum cultivar UCD-10X-F1 unplaced genomic scaffold, UCD10Xv1.1 ctg81560, whole genome shotgun sequence genome:
- the LOC124895360 gene encoding zinc finger CCCH domain-containing protein 44-like isoform X3, which translates to MYLKEKLSLTQNELIQAKSPWKGSDSVHAKRQRVSHPVAFDGKGIVKSFDHLELKKPKQLLEPPCKAPPITEIQTIAEAEILNGTGCSPQLEQTQPIELDLRRKDSLKKEEASTAVGPSLNGRMEWASKELLEFVAHMKNGDTSALSHFEVQALLLEYIKRNNLRDTHQKSQIICDSRLQSLFGKHRAGHIEMLKLLEFHFLIKEDSQSSTFIPAGIVGNVTSHVEDGVNNDTSFLMNKTKKRKSRRHPEKNFVQVNLDEYAAIDAHNINLIYLRRDLMESLIEDMEKFQSRVIGSVVRIRISGNNQKQDMYRLVHVVGTSKAFVPYKIGDKAADVLLKVLNLNKKEIVPIDSISNQDFSEDECRRLRQIIKCGLVKRLTIGEIQKKAMELRAVKLKDSLEEEIQRLNNLRERASEKGRKKELRECVEKLELLKTPEEHQRRLLAIPEVHADPKMDPNYETDEDAGESDDKKQVEHGGPKYARFSRREDKHMSSWKKDKEGSIMVLSKVSEKREAHGNIMKKLGNQGTECQVVDRSASETSITSLSTVNSTSTKNSDTDKLWHYRDPSGKIQGPFSVTQLKKWNTSGLFPLDMRIWTNDEHDDSVLLTNALKGLFHKAPQVHGEISHQSKKLGAASVNSSVGWCATATGIGRECGGREVPWHLRIRNNHSNGNTETAKMDGLSSSSPQCLDLNNSYSDKPHASSPEPSSSHGNVHRAPLHGKKCPKTVDFHYSTGHMVRDSSGSPISQISDGFSHSMQSHRQRHLGQSSGQNWGSSNSNRTSVKVKSGSSFASVTKSIDSFEQGITTYPDLPSPTPKTSYDDVEAQAAEELLSLSSIVPVCASNIQDLPSPKPELEDEAPVGQAAANKDSLTSSFPVQDSGPVPVCASNIQDLPSPTPELEDEAPVGQAASNKDSLTSSFLVQDSGPVPVCASNIQDLPSAKPELEDEAPVRQAASNKDSSTSSFPVQDSGPSWSSASSLVIDGPQLPELASGLGGYSPAAKPSVDSDLFSDSALKPAEAVGDHVDTPTSDANQLNHNSSCHQISNFSDWRALFGEPIEFSILDEESVSDLLAEVDAMESQTQSGMGSPTSAMRCGEETISVFKSDFFSFLEELSPTLDPAKNDALSSTEDMQLPCQSSLTDELAGASQAEAFDPLKRSSRTSSSCNERETKSADVCFSQGEAGSNVPTPSTTRKTEVSVISYSTGLEAITTDYCAAPANMICSRLVQGFTDVNQGSSMVTACGRSNVNTSPFTGNPLPESQCIYSGERSGGPGDGVIPVGDLGFGRDGSSWCRQTFGGRAYSGPPPNGQRVCKFYESGHCKKGASCDYFHL; encoded by the exons ATgtacttaaaagaaaaattatcattAACACAAAATGAACTTATTCAAGCTAAAAGTCCCTGGAAAGGATCAGATTCAGTACATGCTAAGCGACAGCGGGTATCTCATCCTGTTGCATTTGATGGCAAAGGTATTGTGAAGTCTTTTGACCATTTGGAGCTGAAAAAACCCAAACAATTGCTGGAGCCACCTTGCAAGGCTCCTCCAATCACTGAAATCCAAACAATTGCTGAGGCTGAAATTTTAAATGGTACTGGTTGTTCTCCACAGTTGGAGCAAACACAGCCCATAGAGCTAGATTTACGGAGGAAAGATTCTTTAAAGAAAGAAGAAGCAAGTACTGCTGTGGGGCCATCATTGAATGGACGCATGGAATGGGCATCCAAAGAGCTTTTGGAGTTTGTTGCACACATGAAGAATGGTGATACTTCTGCTTTATCACATTTTGAGGTCCAGGCTTTATTACTAGAGTACATAAAGAGAAACAATCTTCGAGATACTCATCAGAAAAGTCAAATAATTTGTGATTCGAGGCTCCAAAGTCTTTTCGGAAAACATCGTGCTGGCCACATAGAAATGCTAAAGCTTCTTGAGTTTCACTTTCTGATAAAGGAGGATTCACAGAGTAGTACATTTATACCAGCTGGAATTGTTGGAAATGTTACTAGTCATGTGGAGGATGGCGTTAACAATGATACCTCATTCTTGATGAATAAAACTAAGAAACGTAAATCACGGAGACACCCCGAAAAAAATTTCGTGCAGGTCAATCTAGATGAGTATGCAGCAATTGATGCTCATAACATCAATCTCATATATTTGCGCCGTGATTTGATGGAGAGTCTTATTGAAGATATGGAGAAGTTCCAAAGCAGAGTTATTGGTTCAGTTGTCCGGATAAGAATATCTGGTAACAATCAGAAGCAGGATATGTACAGGCTTGTCCATGTCGTAG GTACAAGCAAGGCATTTGTTCCATATAAGATTGGGGATAAGGCTGCTGATGTACTGCTTAAAGTATTAAACTTAAACAAGAAAGAGATTGTTCCTATTGATTCTATTTCAAATCAAGATTTCTCTGAG GATGAATGCAGAAGATTACGTCAGATCATAAAATGTGGGCTTGTAAAGCGGTTGACAATA ggTGAGATACAGAAGAAAGCAATGGAACTCCGTGCTGTAAAACTCAAAGAT TCTCTGGAAGAGGAGATACAACGACTCAACAATCTTCGTGAAAGAGCAAGTGAAAAAGGGCGCAAGAAAGA GCTCAGAGAATGTGTAGAGAAGCTAGAGCTTCTGAAGACGCCTGAAGAACATCAGCGGAGGCTACTTGCAATTCCAGAAGTGCATGCTGATCCAAAGATGGATCCTAATTATGAAACAGACGAAGATGCTGGAGAATCGGACGACAAAAAACAAG TTGAACATGGGGGGCCAAAATACGCTAGATTTAGTAGAAGGGAAGACAAGCATATGTCTTCATGGAAGAAAG ATAAAGAGGGATCTATCATGGTTCTATCTAAAGTGAGTGAAAAAAGAGAGGCTCATGGAAATATTATGAAGAAGCTAGGGAATCAAGGTACTGAATGTCAGGTTGTGGATAGGTCTGCATCTGAAACTTCAATTACAAGCTTATCTACAGTGAACTCAACATCCACTAAAAATAGTGATACAGACAAGCTTTGGCATTACCGTGACCCTAGTGGTAAAATACAAGGACCATTTTCAGTGACACAGTTGAAGAAATGGAATACGTCGGGGCTTTTCCCACTTGATATGAGGATATGGACAAATGATGAGCATGACGACTCAGTACTTTTAACTAATGCACTAAAAGGGCTGTTCCATAAAGCCCCTCAGGTGCATGGTGAGATTTCACACCAGTCTAAGAAGCTTGGTGCTGCTTCTGTTAACAGTAGCGTTGGGTGGTGTGCAACTGCAACTGGAATAGGGAGAGAATGTGGAGGGAGGGAGGTACCTTGGCACCTCCGTATCAGAAATAACCATTCTAATGGTAACACTGAGACTGCGAAAATGGATGGGTTGTCCTCGTCTTCTCCACAATGTTTGGACTTGAATAATTCTTATTCTGACAAACCCCATGCATCCAGCCCAGAACCTTCATCCAGTCATGGAAATGTGCACAGAGCTCCTCTGCATGGGAAAAAATGCCCTAAAACTGTTGATTTTCACTACAGTACAGGTCATATGGTTCGGGACTCAAGTGGAAGCCCAATATCTCAGATATCTGATGGCTTTAGCCATAGTATGCAATCTCACCGTCAGAGGCATTTAGGGCAGTCTTCCGGACAGAACTGGGGATCCTCAAACAGTAATAGAACTTCAGTTAAAGTAAAATCTGGATCTAGTTTTGCATCAGTAACTAAGTCAATTGATTCATTTGAACAAGGTATCACGACTTATCCAGATCTCCCCAGCCCAACTCCAAAAACTAGCTATGACGATGTTGAAGCTCAGGCTGCTGAAGAGCTACTTTCTTTGAGTTCGATTGTTCCAGTTTGTGCTTCAAATATCCAGGATTTGCCAAGTCCTAAACCAGAATTGGAAGACGAAGCTCCAGTTGGGCAGGCTGCAGCAAACAAAGATTCTTTAACTTCTAGTTTTCCTGTTCAGGATTCAGGCCCTGTTCCAGTTTGTGCTTCAAATATCCAGGATTTGCCCAGTCCTACACCAGAGTTGGAAGACGAAGCTCCTGTTGGGCAGGCTGCATCAAACAAAGATTCTTTAACTTCTAGTTTTCTTGTTCAGGATTCAGGCCCTGTTCCAGTTTGTGCTTCAAATATCCAGGATTTGCCAAGTGCTAAACCAGAATTGGAAGACGAAGCTCCAGTTAGGCAGGCTGCATCAAACAAAGATTCCTCAACTTCTAGTTTTCCTGTTCAGGATTCAGGCCCTAGTTGGAGCAGTGCTTCTAGTCTAGTGATTGATGGCCCCCAACTTCCTGAATTAGCTAGTGGATTGGGTGGATATTCACCAGCTGCAAAACCATCTGTGGACTCTGATCTTTTCTCTGATTCTGCACTGAAACCAGCTGAAGCAGTGGGTGATCATGTCGACACACCTACTTCAGATGCCAACCAACTCAATCATAATTCCTCATGTCATCAAATCTCAAACTTTTCTGATTGGCGAGCACTCTTTGGTGAGCCAATAGAGTTCAGCATTTTAGATGAGGAATCAGTATCAGACCTATTAGCTGAAGTTGATGCAATGGAATCTCAAACTCAAAGTGGTATGGGTTCACCAACCTCAGCCATGAGGTGCGGTGAGGAGACAATATCTGTGTTTAAAAGTGACTTTTTCAGCTTTCTTGAGGAGCTTAGTCCCACACTTGATCCTGCAAAAAATGATGCTCTGAGCTCCACTGAAGATATGCAGTTACCTTGTCAATCCTCTCTGACAGATGAACTAGCGGGGGCATCACAGGCCGAAGCTTTTGATCCTTTAAAGAGGTCTAGCAGGACTTCATCTTCTTGCAATGAGAGAGAAACAAAGTCAGCTGATGTTTGCTTTTCCCAGGGTGAAGCTGGGTCCAATGTACCTACACCCTCTACCACGAGGAAAACTGAAGTTTCAGTCATCAGCTATAGTACAGGTCTGGAAGCTATAACCACCGACTATTGTGCAGCACCTGCAAACATGATTTGCAGTAGACTGGTTCAGGGATTCACAGATGTTAATCAAGGTAGCAGCATGGTGACTGCATGTGGACGTTCAAACGTGAATACCTCCCCTTTCACTGGGAATCCATTGCCTGAAAGCCAGTGTATATACTCAGGAGAGAGGTCTGGTGGTCCAGGAGATGGGGTTATTCCAGTAGGGGACTTGGGATTTGGAAGGGATGGGTCATCGTGGTGCAGACAGACATTTGGTGGCAGGGCATACTCTGGGCCTCCTCCAAATGGACAACGTGTTTGCAAGTTTTATGAGAGTGGGCATTGCAAGAAGGGGGCGTCGTGCGACTATTTTCACCTTTGA